From Corvus cornix cornix isolate S_Up_H32 chromosome 1A, ASM73873v5, whole genome shotgun sequence, a single genomic window includes:
- the IL17REL gene encoding putative interleukin-17 receptor E-like isoform X3, with translation MIGIYVQILLIILFWNADCQIIPRIEECGLSCSQGIHCKSKPSGGIFNSFCHDSPASLSSMVLKSMKISTVMKCVQGSPCSLHLNIKGALSLDENVRGLEICSFSLDTQQSQCTNVRFTRKKSKMLNGKKVQVQFNCFEVNVAQHIYVTMKTVPHYCEVKLSQQYYVEDCRNSDVGKYIPACSAGKLDYNLDRARKTVTVNVSNFPRDQDYYVRLCHKWFTCEDVGAFAVIKGKESFKSVSLKYSQLLPCLCVEGWLALPDARRIQLCPFENDTQVLWDNTVYNPLTQTLAWEPACPVLVMVNLCRFTKSNDHCEDIENSFRNSPEKQVKYSRVDTHPKLCMKFTTKRGTWIKCPFAHGEFPAWKMRTAAVAEQIQVFFTSQTKAQFSVLVCNRTRMASCESLGMHHSVSVGDSVSIPMSREMCGSTICIQGWRTDVDYSVPLQVCDTYCGFHGQSYSDGNPAKAMTHRMKSVQSSH, from the exons gGGATTCATTGTAAAAGCAAACCTTCTG GTGGCATTTTTAACAGCTTCTGCCATGATTCTCCTGCATCTTTATCTTCTATGGTACTGAAAAGCATGAAGATCTCAACAGTGATGAAATGTGTCCAAGGAAGCCCATGCTCTCTTCATTTAAACATTAAAGGAGCACTGAGTCTAGATG AGAATGTCCGTGGGCTGGAAATATGTTCTTTTTCACTGGACACACAGCAATCTCAGTGCACAAATGTGAGattcactaggaaaaaaagcaagatgcTCAATGGAAAGAAG GTACAGGTACAATTCAATTGCTTTGAAGTCAATGTAGCACAACACATCTATGTGACCATGAAAACTGTACCACATTACTGTGAAGTCAAGCTGAGTCAGCAGTACTATGTTGAAG ATTGCAGAAACAGTGATGTGGGAAAATATATTCCAGCTTGTTCAG ctggaaagtTAGATTACAATTTAGACAGGGCAAGGAAAACTGTAACAGTGAATGTATCTAACTTCCCCCGAGATCAAGATTATTACGTTCGCCTCTGCCACAAATGGTTTACCTGTGAAGATGTCGGGGCATTTGCTGTG ataaaaggaaaggaatcttttaaatctgtttctctgaaatattCTCAGCTACTCCCTTGTCTTTGCGTTGAG GGTTGGCTGGCACTTCCAGATGCAAGGAGGATACAGCTTTGCCCCTTTGAAAATG ATACACAGGTTCTATGGGATAATACTGTTTATAACCCATTGACACAAACCCTTGCTTGGGAGCCAGCCTGTCCTGTCCTTGTCATGGTTAACCTGTGCAGGTTCACCAAGTCGAATGACCATTGTGAAGATATAGAAAACTCTTTCAGAAATTCTCCTGAGAAA CAGGTTAAATATTCTCGTGTGGACACTCACCCAAAACTTTGCATGAAG tttacAACCAAACGAGGAACTTGGATTAAATGTCCATTTGCTCATGGAGAATTTCCAG CCTGGAAAATGAGGACTGCTGCAGTTGCAGAACAAATACAAGTTTTCTTCACGTCCCAAACCAAGGCACAGTTCTCAGTGCTTGTGTGTAACAGGACGCGGATGGCTTCATGTGAATCTCTTGGGATGCACCATTCAGTCTCTGTG gGAGATTCTGTTTCAATCCCTATGTCACGGGAAATGTGTGGCTCAACAATTTGCATTCAG ggcTGGAGAACAGATGTAGATTATTCAGTTCCACTGCAGGTCTGTGATACCTACTGTG gttttcatgGTCAGTCATACAGTGATGGAAACCCAGCAAAGGCCATGACACATAG GATGAAGAGTGTGCAGTCCTCGCATTGA
- the IL17REL gene encoding putative interleukin-17 receptor E-like isoform X5, giving the protein MIGIYVQILLIILFWNADCQIIPRIEECGLSCSQGIHCKSKPSGGIFNSFCHDSPASLSSMVLKSMKISTVMKCVQGSPCSLHLNIKGALSLDENVRGLEICSFSLDTQQSQCTNVRFTRKKSKMLNGKKVQVQFNCFEVNVAQHIYVTMKTVPHYCEVKLSQQYYVEDCRNSDVGKYIPACSAGKLDYNLDRARKTVTVNVSNFPRDQDYYVRLCHKWFTCEDVGAFAVIKGKESFKSVSLKYSQLLPCLCVEGWLALPDARRIQLCPFENDTQVLWDNTVYNPLTQTLAWEPACPVLVMVNLCRFTKSNDHCEDIENSFRNSPEKQVKYSRVDTHPKLCMKFTTKRGTWIKCPFAHGEFPAWKMRTAAVAEQIQVFFTSQTKAQFSVLVCNRTRMASCESLGMHHSVSVGDSVSIPMSREMCGSTICIQGWRTDVDYSVPLQVCDTYCG; this is encoded by the exons gGGATTCATTGTAAAAGCAAACCTTCTG GTGGCATTTTTAACAGCTTCTGCCATGATTCTCCTGCATCTTTATCTTCTATGGTACTGAAAAGCATGAAGATCTCAACAGTGATGAAATGTGTCCAAGGAAGCCCATGCTCTCTTCATTTAAACATTAAAGGAGCACTGAGTCTAGATG AGAATGTCCGTGGGCTGGAAATATGTTCTTTTTCACTGGACACACAGCAATCTCAGTGCACAAATGTGAGattcactaggaaaaaaagcaagatgcTCAATGGAAAGAAG GTACAGGTACAATTCAATTGCTTTGAAGTCAATGTAGCACAACACATCTATGTGACCATGAAAACTGTACCACATTACTGTGAAGTCAAGCTGAGTCAGCAGTACTATGTTGAAG ATTGCAGAAACAGTGATGTGGGAAAATATATTCCAGCTTGTTCAG ctggaaagtTAGATTACAATTTAGACAGGGCAAGGAAAACTGTAACAGTGAATGTATCTAACTTCCCCCGAGATCAAGATTATTACGTTCGCCTCTGCCACAAATGGTTTACCTGTGAAGATGTCGGGGCATTTGCTGTG ataaaaggaaaggaatcttttaaatctgtttctctgaaatattCTCAGCTACTCCCTTGTCTTTGCGTTGAG GGTTGGCTGGCACTTCCAGATGCAAGGAGGATACAGCTTTGCCCCTTTGAAAATG ATACACAGGTTCTATGGGATAATACTGTTTATAACCCATTGACACAAACCCTTGCTTGGGAGCCAGCCTGTCCTGTCCTTGTCATGGTTAACCTGTGCAGGTTCACCAAGTCGAATGACCATTGTGAAGATATAGAAAACTCTTTCAGAAATTCTCCTGAGAAA CAGGTTAAATATTCTCGTGTGGACACTCACCCAAAACTTTGCATGAAG tttacAACCAAACGAGGAACTTGGATTAAATGTCCATTTGCTCATGGAGAATTTCCAG CCTGGAAAATGAGGACTGCTGCAGTTGCAGAACAAATACAAGTTTTCTTCACGTCCCAAACCAAGGCACAGTTCTCAGTGCTTGTGTGTAACAGGACGCGGATGGCTTCATGTGAATCTCTTGGGATGCACCATTCAGTCTCTGTG gGAGATTCTGTTTCAATCCCTATGTCACGGGAAATGTGTGGCTCAACAATTTGCATTCAG ggcTGGAGAACAGATGTAGATTATTCAGTTCCACTGCAGGTCTGTGATACCTACTGTG GATGA
- the IL17REL gene encoding putative interleukin-17 receptor E-like isoform X2 produces MIGIYVQILLIILFWNADCQIIPRIEECGLSCSQGIHCKSKPSGGIFNSFCHDSPASLSSMVLKSMKISTVMKCVQGSPCSLHLNIKGALSLDENVRGLEICSFSLDTQQSQCTNVRFTRKKSKMLNGKKVQVQFNCFEVNVAQHIYVTMKTVPHYCEVKLSQQYYVEDCRNSDVGKYIPACSAGKLDYNLDRARKTVTVNVSNFPRDQDYYVRLCHKWFTCEDVGAFAVIKGKESFKSVSLKYSQLLPCLCVEGWLALPDARRIQLCPFENDTQVLWDNTVYNPLTQTLAWEPACPVLVMVNLCRFTKSNDHCEDIENSFRNSPEKVKYSRVDTHPKLCMKFTTKRGTWIKCPFAHGEFPAWKMRTAAVAEQIQVFFTSQTKAQFSVLVCNRTRMASCESLGMHHSVSVGDSVSIPMSREMCGSTICIQGWRTDVDYSVPLQVCDTYCGFHGQSYSDGNPAKAMTHSLVWNQRSAAKVRRKGGK; encoded by the exons gGGATTCATTGTAAAAGCAAACCTTCTG GTGGCATTTTTAACAGCTTCTGCCATGATTCTCCTGCATCTTTATCTTCTATGGTACTGAAAAGCATGAAGATCTCAACAGTGATGAAATGTGTCCAAGGAAGCCCATGCTCTCTTCATTTAAACATTAAAGGAGCACTGAGTCTAGATG AGAATGTCCGTGGGCTGGAAATATGTTCTTTTTCACTGGACACACAGCAATCTCAGTGCACAAATGTGAGattcactaggaaaaaaagcaagatgcTCAATGGAAAGAAG GTACAGGTACAATTCAATTGCTTTGAAGTCAATGTAGCACAACACATCTATGTGACCATGAAAACTGTACCACATTACTGTGAAGTCAAGCTGAGTCAGCAGTACTATGTTGAAG ATTGCAGAAACAGTGATGTGGGAAAATATATTCCAGCTTGTTCAG ctggaaagtTAGATTACAATTTAGACAGGGCAAGGAAAACTGTAACAGTGAATGTATCTAACTTCCCCCGAGATCAAGATTATTACGTTCGCCTCTGCCACAAATGGTTTACCTGTGAAGATGTCGGGGCATTTGCTGTG ataaaaggaaaggaatcttttaaatctgtttctctgaaatattCTCAGCTACTCCCTTGTCTTTGCGTTGAG GGTTGGCTGGCACTTCCAGATGCAAGGAGGATACAGCTTTGCCCCTTTGAAAATG ATACACAGGTTCTATGGGATAATACTGTTTATAACCCATTGACACAAACCCTTGCTTGGGAGCCAGCCTGTCCTGTCCTTGTCATGGTTAACCTGTGCAGGTTCACCAAGTCGAATGACCATTGTGAAGATATAGAAAACTCTTTCAGAAATTCTCCTGAGAAA GTTAAATATTCTCGTGTGGACACTCACCCAAAACTTTGCATGAAG tttacAACCAAACGAGGAACTTGGATTAAATGTCCATTTGCTCATGGAGAATTTCCAG CCTGGAAAATGAGGACTGCTGCAGTTGCAGAACAAATACAAGTTTTCTTCACGTCCCAAACCAAGGCACAGTTCTCAGTGCTTGTGTGTAACAGGACGCGGATGGCTTCATGTGAATCTCTTGGGATGCACCATTCAGTCTCTGTG gGAGATTCTGTTTCAATCCCTATGTCACGGGAAATGTGTGGCTCAACAATTTGCATTCAG ggcTGGAGAACAGATGTAGATTATTCAGTTCCACTGCAGGTCTGTGATACCTACTGTG gttttcatgGTCAGTCATACAGTGATGGAAACCCAGCAAAGGCCATGACACATAG TTTAGTCTGGAATCAGAGGTCTGCTGCTAAAGTGAGAAGAAAGGGAGGCAAATAA
- the IL17REL gene encoding putative interleukin-17 receptor E-like isoform X4 codes for MIGIYVQILLIILFWNADCQIIPRIEECGLSCSQGIHCKSKPSGGIFNSFCHDSPASLSSMVLKSMKISTVMKCVQGSPCSLHLNIKGALSLDENVRGLEICSFSLDTQQSQCTNVRFTRKKSKMLNGKKVQVQFNCFEVNVAQHIYVTMKTVPHYCEVKLSQQYYVEDCRNSDVGKYIPACSAGKLDYNLDRARKTVTVNVSNFPRDQDYYVRLCHKWFTCEDVGAFAVGWLALPDARRIQLCPFENDTQVLWDNTVYNPLTQTLAWEPACPVLVMVNLCRFTKSNDHCEDIENSFRNSPEKQVKYSRVDTHPKLCMKFTTKRGTWIKCPFAHGEFPAWKMRTAAVAEQIQVFFTSQTKAQFSVLVCNRTRMASCESLGMHHSVSVGDSVSIPMSREMCGSTICIQGWRTDVDYSVPLQVCDTYCGFHGQSYSDGNPAKAMTHSLVWNQRSAAKVRRKGGK; via the exons gGGATTCATTGTAAAAGCAAACCTTCTG GTGGCATTTTTAACAGCTTCTGCCATGATTCTCCTGCATCTTTATCTTCTATGGTACTGAAAAGCATGAAGATCTCAACAGTGATGAAATGTGTCCAAGGAAGCCCATGCTCTCTTCATTTAAACATTAAAGGAGCACTGAGTCTAGATG AGAATGTCCGTGGGCTGGAAATATGTTCTTTTTCACTGGACACACAGCAATCTCAGTGCACAAATGTGAGattcactaggaaaaaaagcaagatgcTCAATGGAAAGAAG GTACAGGTACAATTCAATTGCTTTGAAGTCAATGTAGCACAACACATCTATGTGACCATGAAAACTGTACCACATTACTGTGAAGTCAAGCTGAGTCAGCAGTACTATGTTGAAG ATTGCAGAAACAGTGATGTGGGAAAATATATTCCAGCTTGTTCAG ctggaaagtTAGATTACAATTTAGACAGGGCAAGGAAAACTGTAACAGTGAATGTATCTAACTTCCCCCGAGATCAAGATTATTACGTTCGCCTCTGCCACAAATGGTTTACCTGTGAAGATGTCGGGGCATTTGCTGTG GGTTGGCTGGCACTTCCAGATGCAAGGAGGATACAGCTTTGCCCCTTTGAAAATG ATACACAGGTTCTATGGGATAATACTGTTTATAACCCATTGACACAAACCCTTGCTTGGGAGCCAGCCTGTCCTGTCCTTGTCATGGTTAACCTGTGCAGGTTCACCAAGTCGAATGACCATTGTGAAGATATAGAAAACTCTTTCAGAAATTCTCCTGAGAAA CAGGTTAAATATTCTCGTGTGGACACTCACCCAAAACTTTGCATGAAG tttacAACCAAACGAGGAACTTGGATTAAATGTCCATTTGCTCATGGAGAATTTCCAG CCTGGAAAATGAGGACTGCTGCAGTTGCAGAACAAATACAAGTTTTCTTCACGTCCCAAACCAAGGCACAGTTCTCAGTGCTTGTGTGTAACAGGACGCGGATGGCTTCATGTGAATCTCTTGGGATGCACCATTCAGTCTCTGTG gGAGATTCTGTTTCAATCCCTATGTCACGGGAAATGTGTGGCTCAACAATTTGCATTCAG ggcTGGAGAACAGATGTAGATTATTCAGTTCCACTGCAGGTCTGTGATACCTACTGTG gttttcatgGTCAGTCATACAGTGATGGAAACCCAGCAAAGGCCATGACACATAG TTTAGTCTGGAATCAGAGGTCTGCTGCTAAAGTGAGAAGAAAGGGAGGCAAATAA
- the IL17REL gene encoding putative interleukin-17 receptor E-like isoform X1, whose product MIGIYVQILLIILFWNADCQIIPRIEECGLSCSQGIHCKSKPSGGIFNSFCHDSPASLSSMVLKSMKISTVMKCVQGSPCSLHLNIKGALSLDENVRGLEICSFSLDTQQSQCTNVRFTRKKSKMLNGKKVQVQFNCFEVNVAQHIYVTMKTVPHYCEVKLSQQYYVEDCRNSDVGKYIPACSAGKLDYNLDRARKTVTVNVSNFPRDQDYYVRLCHKWFTCEDVGAFAVIKGKESFKSVSLKYSQLLPCLCVEGWLALPDARRIQLCPFENDTQVLWDNTVYNPLTQTLAWEPACPVLVMVNLCRFTKSNDHCEDIENSFRNSPEKQVKYSRVDTHPKLCMKFTTKRGTWIKCPFAHGEFPAWKMRTAAVAEQIQVFFTSQTKAQFSVLVCNRTRMASCESLGMHHSVSVGDSVSIPMSREMCGSTICIQGWRTDVDYSVPLQVCDTYCGFHGQSYSDGNPAKAMTHSLVWNQRSAAKVRRKGGK is encoded by the exons gGGATTCATTGTAAAAGCAAACCTTCTG GTGGCATTTTTAACAGCTTCTGCCATGATTCTCCTGCATCTTTATCTTCTATGGTACTGAAAAGCATGAAGATCTCAACAGTGATGAAATGTGTCCAAGGAAGCCCATGCTCTCTTCATTTAAACATTAAAGGAGCACTGAGTCTAGATG AGAATGTCCGTGGGCTGGAAATATGTTCTTTTTCACTGGACACACAGCAATCTCAGTGCACAAATGTGAGattcactaggaaaaaaagcaagatgcTCAATGGAAAGAAG GTACAGGTACAATTCAATTGCTTTGAAGTCAATGTAGCACAACACATCTATGTGACCATGAAAACTGTACCACATTACTGTGAAGTCAAGCTGAGTCAGCAGTACTATGTTGAAG ATTGCAGAAACAGTGATGTGGGAAAATATATTCCAGCTTGTTCAG ctggaaagtTAGATTACAATTTAGACAGGGCAAGGAAAACTGTAACAGTGAATGTATCTAACTTCCCCCGAGATCAAGATTATTACGTTCGCCTCTGCCACAAATGGTTTACCTGTGAAGATGTCGGGGCATTTGCTGTG ataaaaggaaaggaatcttttaaatctgtttctctgaaatattCTCAGCTACTCCCTTGTCTTTGCGTTGAG GGTTGGCTGGCACTTCCAGATGCAAGGAGGATACAGCTTTGCCCCTTTGAAAATG ATACACAGGTTCTATGGGATAATACTGTTTATAACCCATTGACACAAACCCTTGCTTGGGAGCCAGCCTGTCCTGTCCTTGTCATGGTTAACCTGTGCAGGTTCACCAAGTCGAATGACCATTGTGAAGATATAGAAAACTCTTTCAGAAATTCTCCTGAGAAA CAGGTTAAATATTCTCGTGTGGACACTCACCCAAAACTTTGCATGAAG tttacAACCAAACGAGGAACTTGGATTAAATGTCCATTTGCTCATGGAGAATTTCCAG CCTGGAAAATGAGGACTGCTGCAGTTGCAGAACAAATACAAGTTTTCTTCACGTCCCAAACCAAGGCACAGTTCTCAGTGCTTGTGTGTAACAGGACGCGGATGGCTTCATGTGAATCTCTTGGGATGCACCATTCAGTCTCTGTG gGAGATTCTGTTTCAATCCCTATGTCACGGGAAATGTGTGGCTCAACAATTTGCATTCAG ggcTGGAGAACAGATGTAGATTATTCAGTTCCACTGCAGGTCTGTGATACCTACTGTG gttttcatgGTCAGTCATACAGTGATGGAAACCCAGCAAAGGCCATGACACATAG TTTAGTCTGGAATCAGAGGTCTGCTGCTAAAGTGAGAAGAAAGGGAGGCAAATAA
- the IL17REL gene encoding putative interleukin-17 receptor E-like isoform X7: MSGGIFNSFCHDSPASLSSMVLKSMKISTVMKCVQGSPCSLHLNIKGALSLDENVRGLEICSFSLDTQQSQCTNVRFTRKKSKMLNGKKVQVQFNCFEVNVAQHIYVTMKTVPHYCEVKLSQQYYVEDCRNSDVGKYIPACSAGKLDYNLDRARKTVTVNVSNFPRDQDYYVRLCHKWFTCEDVGAFAVIKGKESFKSVSLKYSQLLPCLCVEGWLALPDARRIQLCPFENDTQVLWDNTVYNPLTQTLAWEPACPVLVMVNLCRFTKSNDHCEDIENSFRNSPEKQVKYSRVDTHPKLCMKFTTKRGTWIKCPFAHGEFPAWKMRTAAVAEQIQVFFTSQTKAQFSVLVCNRTRMASCESLGMHHSVSVGDSVSIPMSREMCGSTICIQGWRTDVDYSVPLQVCDTYCGFHGQSYSDGNPAKAMTHSLVWNQRSAAKVRRKGGK; encoded by the exons ATGTCAG GTGGCATTTTTAACAGCTTCTGCCATGATTCTCCTGCATCTTTATCTTCTATGGTACTGAAAAGCATGAAGATCTCAACAGTGATGAAATGTGTCCAAGGAAGCCCATGCTCTCTTCATTTAAACATTAAAGGAGCACTGAGTCTAGATG AGAATGTCCGTGGGCTGGAAATATGTTCTTTTTCACTGGACACACAGCAATCTCAGTGCACAAATGTGAGattcactaggaaaaaaagcaagatgcTCAATGGAAAGAAG GTACAGGTACAATTCAATTGCTTTGAAGTCAATGTAGCACAACACATCTATGTGACCATGAAAACTGTACCACATTACTGTGAAGTCAAGCTGAGTCAGCAGTACTATGTTGAAG ATTGCAGAAACAGTGATGTGGGAAAATATATTCCAGCTTGTTCAG ctggaaagtTAGATTACAATTTAGACAGGGCAAGGAAAACTGTAACAGTGAATGTATCTAACTTCCCCCGAGATCAAGATTATTACGTTCGCCTCTGCCACAAATGGTTTACCTGTGAAGATGTCGGGGCATTTGCTGTG ataaaaggaaaggaatcttttaaatctgtttctctgaaatattCTCAGCTACTCCCTTGTCTTTGCGTTGAG GGTTGGCTGGCACTTCCAGATGCAAGGAGGATACAGCTTTGCCCCTTTGAAAATG ATACACAGGTTCTATGGGATAATACTGTTTATAACCCATTGACACAAACCCTTGCTTGGGAGCCAGCCTGTCCTGTCCTTGTCATGGTTAACCTGTGCAGGTTCACCAAGTCGAATGACCATTGTGAAGATATAGAAAACTCTTTCAGAAATTCTCCTGAGAAA CAGGTTAAATATTCTCGTGTGGACACTCACCCAAAACTTTGCATGAAG tttacAACCAAACGAGGAACTTGGATTAAATGTCCATTTGCTCATGGAGAATTTCCAG CCTGGAAAATGAGGACTGCTGCAGTTGCAGAACAAATACAAGTTTTCTTCACGTCCCAAACCAAGGCACAGTTCTCAGTGCTTGTGTGTAACAGGACGCGGATGGCTTCATGTGAATCTCTTGGGATGCACCATTCAGTCTCTGTG gGAGATTCTGTTTCAATCCCTATGTCACGGGAAATGTGTGGCTCAACAATTTGCATTCAG ggcTGGAGAACAGATGTAGATTATTCAGTTCCACTGCAGGTCTGTGATACCTACTGTG gttttcatgGTCAGTCATACAGTGATGGAAACCCAGCAAAGGCCATGACACATAG TTTAGTCTGGAATCAGAGGTCTGCTGCTAAAGTGAGAAGAAAGGGAGGCAAATAA
- the IL17REL gene encoding putative interleukin-17 receptor E-like isoform X6, with amino-acid sequence MIGIYVQILLIILFWNADCQIIPRIEECGLSCSQGIHCKSKPSGGIFNSFCHDSPASLSSMVLKSMKISTVMKCVQGSPCSLHLNIKGALSLDENVRGLEICSFSLDTQQSQCTNVRFTRKKSKMLNGKKVQVQFNCFEVNVAQHIYVTMKTVPHYCEVKLSQQYYVEDCRNSDVGKYIPACSAGKLDYNLDRARKTVTVNVSNFPRDQDYYVRLCHKWFTCEDVGAFAVIKGKESFKSVSLKYSQLLPCLCVEGWLALPDARRIQLCPFENDTQVLWDNTVYNPLTQTLAWEPACPVLVMVNLCRFTKSNDHCEDIENSFRNSPEKQVKYSRVDTHPKLCMKFTTKRGTWIKCPFAHGEFPAWKMRTAAVAEQIQVFFTSQTKAQFSVLVCNRTRMASCESLGMHHSVSVGDSVSIPMSREMCGSTICIQGWRTDVDYSVPLQVCDTYCV; translated from the exons gGGATTCATTGTAAAAGCAAACCTTCTG GTGGCATTTTTAACAGCTTCTGCCATGATTCTCCTGCATCTTTATCTTCTATGGTACTGAAAAGCATGAAGATCTCAACAGTGATGAAATGTGTCCAAGGAAGCCCATGCTCTCTTCATTTAAACATTAAAGGAGCACTGAGTCTAGATG AGAATGTCCGTGGGCTGGAAATATGTTCTTTTTCACTGGACACACAGCAATCTCAGTGCACAAATGTGAGattcactaggaaaaaaagcaagatgcTCAATGGAAAGAAG GTACAGGTACAATTCAATTGCTTTGAAGTCAATGTAGCACAACACATCTATGTGACCATGAAAACTGTACCACATTACTGTGAAGTCAAGCTGAGTCAGCAGTACTATGTTGAAG ATTGCAGAAACAGTGATGTGGGAAAATATATTCCAGCTTGTTCAG ctggaaagtTAGATTACAATTTAGACAGGGCAAGGAAAACTGTAACAGTGAATGTATCTAACTTCCCCCGAGATCAAGATTATTACGTTCGCCTCTGCCACAAATGGTTTACCTGTGAAGATGTCGGGGCATTTGCTGTG ataaaaggaaaggaatcttttaaatctgtttctctgaaatattCTCAGCTACTCCCTTGTCTTTGCGTTGAG GGTTGGCTGGCACTTCCAGATGCAAGGAGGATACAGCTTTGCCCCTTTGAAAATG ATACACAGGTTCTATGGGATAATACTGTTTATAACCCATTGACACAAACCCTTGCTTGGGAGCCAGCCTGTCCTGTCCTTGTCATGGTTAACCTGTGCAGGTTCACCAAGTCGAATGACCATTGTGAAGATATAGAAAACTCTTTCAGAAATTCTCCTGAGAAA CAGGTTAAATATTCTCGTGTGGACACTCACCCAAAACTTTGCATGAAG tttacAACCAAACGAGGAACTTGGATTAAATGTCCATTTGCTCATGGAGAATTTCCAG CCTGGAAAATGAGGACTGCTGCAGTTGCAGAACAAATACAAGTTTTCTTCACGTCCCAAACCAAGGCACAGTTCTCAGTGCTTGTGTGTAACAGGACGCGGATGGCTTCATGTGAATCTCTTGGGATGCACCATTCAGTCTCTGTG gGAGATTCTGTTTCAATCCCTATGTCACGGGAAATGTGTGGCTCAACAATTTGCATTCAG ggcTGGAGAACAGATGTAGATTATTCAGTTCCACTGCAGGTCTGTGATACCTACTGTG TTTAG